In one Oncorhynchus nerka isolate Pitt River linkage group LG7, Oner_Uvic_2.0, whole genome shotgun sequence genomic region, the following are encoded:
- the airim gene encoding AFG2-interacting ribosome maturation factor isoform X1 — MSKSVLFSIYQTFKKCFQILENNQKVWNSVLAECKPLMVSLGNLEEQLRAFQKVQIANTPLHTFPDLHQRLHFKLIQAVDIVLGKLTDKMCSLQSVRDAISNQVSGAFQLYEQNIGSLDLATCTQRSAVAPSIADMLEWLQDAERYYRQQFLRRKNLLLTLRADDLSLLQTAPKRWESLETPSGEESISVKENYQDVCKMTTRWM; from the exons ATGTCGAAGTCTGTGTTATTTTCGATTtaccaaacatttaaaaaatgttttcaaaTCTTGGAGAACAATCAGAAAGTATGGAATTCAGTTTTGGCTGAATGCAAGCCTTTAATGGTTTCACTTGGAAACCTCGAAGAGCAGTTGAGGGCGTTTCAAAAGGTCCAAATCGCCAACACCCCTCTTCACACCTTTCCTGATCTGCACCAGCGTCTTCACTTCAAGCTCATACAGGCAGTGGACATAGTTTTGGGAAAACTCACTGACAAAAT GTGTTCTCTCCAGTCTGTGCGAGATGCTATCAGTAATCAGGTGTCTGGTGCGTTCCAGTTGTATGAGCAGAATATAGGTAGCCTTGACCTAGCTACCTGCACCCAGAGATCTGCAGTCGCTCCATCCATCGCTGACATGTTGGAGTGGCTTCAGGATGCGGAGCGTTACTATCGTCAACA GTTTCTGAGAAGAAAGAACTTGCTGCTGACACTGAGGGCTGATGACCTCTCCCTTCTGCAAACTGCTCCCAAGAGATGGGAGTCCCTGGAAACACCCAGTGGAGAGGAGAGCATATCAG
- the airim gene encoding AFG2-interacting ribosome maturation factor isoform X2, with protein MSKSVLFSIYQTFKKCFQILENNQKVWNSVLAECKPLMVSLGNLEEQLRAFQKVQIANTPLHTFPDLHQRLHFKLIQAVDIVLGKLTDKMCSLQSVRDAISNQVSGAFQLYEQNIGSLDLATCTQRSAVAPSIADMLEWLQDAERYYRQQFLRRKNLLLTLRADDLSLLQTAPKRWESLETPSGEESISDTLFKVSFFIESQ; from the exons ATGTCGAAGTCTGTGTTATTTTCGATTtaccaaacatttaaaaaatgttttcaaaTCTTGGAGAACAATCAGAAAGTATGGAATTCAGTTTTGGCTGAATGCAAGCCTTTAATGGTTTCACTTGGAAACCTCGAAGAGCAGTTGAGGGCGTTTCAAAAGGTCCAAATCGCCAACACCCCTCTTCACACCTTTCCTGATCTGCACCAGCGTCTTCACTTCAAGCTCATACAGGCAGTGGACATAGTTTTGGGAAAACTCACTGACAAAAT GTGTTCTCTCCAGTCTGTGCGAGATGCTATCAGTAATCAGGTGTCTGGTGCGTTCCAGTTGTATGAGCAGAATATAGGTAGCCTTGACCTAGCTACCTGCACCCAGAGATCTGCAGTCGCTCCATCCATCGCTGACATGTTGGAGTGGCTTCAGGATGCGGAGCGTTACTATCGTCAACA GTTTCTGAGAAGAAAGAACTTGCTGCTGACACTGAGGGCTGATGACCTCTCCCTTCTGCAAACTGCTCCCAAGAGATGGGAGTCCCTGGAAACACCCAGTGGAGAGGAGAGCATATCAG